In Thermoanaerobaculales bacterium, one genomic interval encodes:
- the kdsB gene encoding 3-deoxy-manno-octulosonate cytidylyltransferase gives MAHGDRLVIAAIPARWGSTRFPGKPLALLAGEPMIVHVVRRAAEARSIDAVIVATDDERVGAAAAAAGAEVVMTGACASGTDRVAQAVLGRQGWEIVVNVQGDEPLIAADNIDALVAGMVAAPKVGIATLCRPLDAGRVSDPNAVKVVRTVTGRALCFSRSPLPYPRDLEAAARLWRLHLGIYGFRRGALASFVELPPSPLERAEGLEQLRALENGMEILVLDAPRPAFGVDTPEDLAELERVLSSRQP, from the coding sequence ATGGCACACGGCGACCGACTCGTGATCGCGGCGATCCCCGCACGCTGGGGATCGACGCGGTTCCCCGGCAAGCCGCTGGCCCTGCTGGCGGGCGAGCCGATGATCGTGCACGTGGTCCGGCGGGCGGCCGAGGCGCGTTCGATCGACGCGGTGATCGTGGCGACCGACGACGAGCGGGTCGGGGCAGCCGCCGCAGCCGCGGGCGCGGAGGTCGTGATGACCGGCGCGTGCGCGTCCGGCACGGATCGGGTGGCGCAAGCGGTGCTGGGCCGGCAGGGGTGGGAGATCGTGGTCAACGTCCAGGGCGATGAGCCGCTGATCGCCGCCGACAACATCGATGCCCTGGTGGCCGGGATGGTGGCGGCGCCGAAGGTCGGGATCGCGACCCTGTGCCGGCCGCTCGACGCGGGGCGGGTCTCGGACCCGAACGCGGTCAAGGTGGTGCGCACCGTGACCGGGCGGGCGCTCTGCTTCTCGCGCTCGCCGCTGCCGTACCCGCGTGACCTGGAGGCGGCGGCGCGGCTGTGGCGGCTTCACCTCGGGATCTACGGCTTCCGCCGCGGCGCGCTGGCGTCGTTCGTGGAGCTGCCGCCGTCGCCGCTGGAGCGGGCGGAGGGGCTGGAGCAGCTGCGCGCCCTCGAGAACGGGATGGAGATCCTGGTCCTGGACGCGCCGCGGCCGGCGTTCGGGGTGGACACCCCGGAGGACCTCGCCGAGCTCGAGCGCGTTCTCTCGTCTCGCCAACCGTAG
- a CDS encoding TetR family transcriptional regulator has product MNLTTRARLIEAASTLFAERGYGGASVRDICDLARVNPGAVSYHFGGKRQLYRTALRQAAQRLARVEAPPASADVQLPHPPDLTAVVRRTFHRLGEDPVATRLLLRDLAEGGSLAVEALEPTLRGALDGLRAATGHTDDPRASAEVRVLFLELAAPVFLLAAAWPAIARTLELADVEREELLDDLTRRTLGRTGYATSSTA; this is encoded by the coding sequence ATGAATCTGACGACACGAGCTAGGCTGATCGAGGCGGCCTCGACCCTCTTCGCCGAACGTGGGTATGGCGGCGCCTCGGTGCGCGACATCTGCGACCTCGCCCGGGTCAACCCCGGGGCGGTGTCCTACCACTTTGGCGGCAAGCGCCAGCTCTACCGGACCGCGCTCCGCCAGGCCGCCCAGCGCCTCGCACGGGTGGAGGCGCCGCCTGCGAGCGCCGATGTCCAACTGCCGCACCCGCCCGACCTGACGGCTGTGGTGCGCAGGACGTTCCACCGACTCGGCGAGGACCCGGTGGCGACGCGGCTGCTGCTGCGCGACCTCGCCGAGGGCGGCAGCCTGGCCGTGGAGGCCCTCGAGCCGACCCTGCGCGGCGCCCTCGACGGCCTGCGGGCCGCCACCGGCCACACCGACGACCCGCGCGCCTCGGCCGAGGTGCGGGTGCTGTTCCTCGAGCTCGCCGCCCCGGTGTTCCTGCTCGCCGCGGCGTGGCCCGCGATCGCGCGCACGCTCGAGCTGGCCGACGTCGAGCGCGAGGAGCTGCTCGACGACCTGACCCGCCGCACCCTCGGCAGGACGGGCTACGCCACCTCCTCGACGGCGTGA
- a CDS encoding saccharopine dehydrogenase C-terminal domain-containing protein: MRIVVLGAGRVGNAIARDLAEHQGWEVTVADSSPDALGRLSGAAGVRVVEADLSRPEVVAATVDGHDLAVGAVPGPMGYATLRSVIEAGVNTVDISFFEQDPFELNKVATRRGVVAVVDCGVAPGLSNMILGHCEATWDEVESFSCWVGGLPVVRHWPYEYRSVFSPIDVIAEYTRPARLVVNGHVVSRPALSELELLDLPAVGTLEAFNTDGLRTLLRTSTVPTMKEKTMRYPGHAEMMRMLRDSGFFAERPLEVAGVRVRPLDVTARLLADAWQPSEGEEDITVMRVEVEGTVAGAAVRHRWDLVDRYDRERGVSSMARTTGYTCTAAVNALASGLHRQPGVVPPEDLGRNQACFDSIISYLAARGVVLTHAVEEVA, from the coding sequence ATGAGGATCGTCGTGCTCGGTGCGGGTCGGGTCGGGAACGCCATCGCGAGGGACCTCGCGGAGCATCAGGGATGGGAGGTGACGGTGGCGGACTCCTCGCCGGACGCGCTCGGGCGGCTGTCCGGGGCGGCCGGAGTGCGGGTGGTCGAGGCCGACCTCTCGCGGCCCGAGGTGGTCGCCGCGACGGTGGACGGGCACGACCTCGCGGTCGGCGCGGTGCCGGGGCCGATGGGCTACGCGACCCTGCGGTCGGTCATCGAGGCCGGCGTCAACACCGTCGACATCTCGTTCTTCGAGCAGGACCCATTCGAGCTCAACAAGGTGGCGACGCGTCGGGGCGTGGTCGCGGTCGTCGACTGCGGCGTCGCTCCCGGGCTCTCCAACATGATCCTCGGACACTGCGAGGCGACCTGGGACGAGGTCGAGAGCTTCTCGTGCTGGGTGGGCGGGCTGCCGGTCGTGCGCCACTGGCCGTACGAGTACCGGTCGGTGTTCTCGCCGATCGACGTCATCGCCGAGTACACCCGGCCGGCGCGGCTGGTGGTCAACGGGCACGTCGTGTCGCGGCCGGCGCTGTCCGAGCTCGAGCTGCTCGACCTGCCGGCCGTCGGGACGCTAGAGGCCTTCAACACCGACGGCCTGCGGACGCTGCTGCGGACGAGCACGGTGCCGACGATGAAGGAGAAGACCATGCGCTACCCCGGCCACGCCGAGATGATGCGCATGCTCCGGGACAGCGGCTTCTTCGCCGAGCGGCCGCTCGAGGTCGCCGGCGTGCGGGTGCGTCCCCTCGACGTCACCGCGCGGCTGCTCGCGGACGCCTGGCAGCCGTCGGAAGGGGAGGAGGACATCACCGTGATGCGGGTCGAGGTCGAGGGCACCGTGGCGGGCGCGGCGGTCCGCCACCGCTGGGACCTCGTCGACCGCTACGATCGCGAGCGCGGCGTGTCGTCGATGGCCCGGACCACCGGCTACACCTGCACCGCCGCGGTCAACGCCCTCGCGAGCGGGCTCCATCGCCAACCGGGGGTGGTGCCGCCGGAGGACCTGGGCAGGAACCAGGCCTGCTTCGACTCGATCATCAGCTACCTCGCCGCGCGCGGCGTGGTGCTCACTCACGCCGTCGAGGAGGTGGCGTAG
- a CDS encoding DNA-3-methyladenine glycosylase, which translates to MLGREFYQRPTVRVARDLLGKLLVRRTREGTVAVRLHEVEAYLGPTDPAAHTFGGRRTPRVATMWGEAGHAYVFLVYGLHHCLNLVTVGGGAGQAVLLRGGAVVLGRDLARRRRGPAIADRALADGPGKLGQALAISLDDDGIDVCDRPSGLWLCDDGLRVGPRRIRRGPRVGVHYAGEAAEWPLRFLATALPWGC; encoded by the coding sequence GTGCTGGGACGCGAATTCTATCAGCGCCCGACCGTCCGGGTGGCGCGTGACCTGCTCGGCAAGCTGCTGGTGAGGCGGACCAGGGAAGGCACGGTCGCGGTGCGCCTGCACGAGGTCGAGGCCTACCTGGGGCCGACCGATCCGGCTGCCCACACCTTCGGCGGCCGCCGGACGCCTCGGGTGGCGACCATGTGGGGCGAAGCCGGCCACGCCTATGTCTTCCTGGTGTACGGCCTGCACCACTGCCTCAACCTGGTGACGGTCGGCGGCGGGGCAGGGCAGGCGGTGCTGCTGCGCGGCGGCGCCGTCGTGCTCGGCCGCGACCTCGCTCGCCGCCGGCGGGGACCGGCCATCGCGGACCGCGCGCTCGCCGATGGGCCGGGCAAGCTCGGCCAGGCACTCGCGATCTCGCTCGACGATGACGGGATCGACGTCTGTGATCGGCCGAGCGGGCTCTGGCTGTGCGACGACGGGTTGCGGGTCGGCCCGCGCCGGATCCGCCGCGGCCCGCGGGTCGGCGTCCACTATGCCGGCGAGGCGGCCGAGTGGCCGCTGCGCTTCCTGGCGACGGCGTTGCCCTGGGGCTGCTAA
- a CDS encoding NAD-dependent epimerase/dehydratase family protein: MSSTICVTGGAGFIGSHVAEALVASGHRVIILDDLSSGRRENVPAGAELAVLDVRSREAADLVVARGVEILVHHAAQMDVRRSVEDPRFDADVNILGLLNLLEAARRGRVRQVVLASTGGAIYGEQDAFPAGEDHPVRPLSPYGVAKLASERYLYFYHQQYGLDATCLRYANVYGPRQNPHGEAGVVAIFLHRLLAGQQPVINGDGLQTRDYVFVGDVVNANLAAIGRPAFGIFNVGTGIETDVNTLFAHLHRAIGSGPAAVHGPGKPGEQLRSSISSALLERELGVVIATPLADGLARTAVWFRDHAARG, translated from the coding sequence ATGAGCTCAACCATCTGCGTCACCGGCGGTGCCGGTTTCATCGGCAGCCACGTCGCCGAGGCCCTGGTCGCCAGCGGTCATCGGGTGATCATACTCGACGATCTGTCGAGCGGCCGGCGCGAGAACGTGCCGGCGGGCGCCGAGCTCGCGGTGCTCGACGTGCGCAGCCGTGAGGCCGCTGACCTGGTGGTCGCCCGCGGCGTCGAGATTCTCGTCCACCACGCCGCGCAGATGGACGTCCGCCGGTCGGTCGAGGACCCACGCTTCGACGCCGACGTCAACATCCTCGGCCTGCTCAACCTGCTCGAGGCGGCGCGGCGCGGGCGAGTCCGCCAGGTCGTGCTCGCCTCGACCGGCGGCGCGATCTACGGCGAGCAGGATGCCTTCCCGGCCGGCGAGGACCACCCGGTGCGGCCGCTGTCCCCGTACGGCGTCGCCAAGCTCGCCAGCGAGCGCTACCTGTACTTCTACCACCAGCAGTACGGGCTCGACGCGACCTGCCTGCGCTATGCCAACGTCTACGGCCCCCGCCAGAACCCGCACGGCGAGGCCGGGGTGGTCGCGATCTTCCTCCACCGCCTGCTCGCCGGCCAACAGCCGGTGATCAACGGCGACGGCCTGCAGACCCGGGACTACGTCTTCGTCGGCGACGTCGTCAACGCCAACCTCGCCGCCATCGGCCGACCGGCCTTCGGCATCTTCAACGTCGGCACCGGCATCGAGACCGACGTCAACACGCTGTTCGCCCACCTCCACCGGGCGATCGGCAGCGGGCCGGCGGCGGTCCACGGCCCGGGCAAGCCGGGCGAGCAGCTTCGCTCCTCGATCAGCTCGGCCCTGCTCGAGCGCGAGCTCGGGGTCGTGATCGCGACCCCGCTCGCCGACGGCCTCGCCCGCACCGCGGTCTGGTTCCGGGATCACGCGGCGCGCGGCTGA
- a CDS encoding AarF/UbiB family protein — protein sequence MPALARRGRTTLRHFVLLLLGGYASRVADRRQRGARGMLFTLHRIAAWISRRFISREIAALPFPAQLRRRLEILGPTYIKLGQILSLRLDILPEVVTVELRGLLSHLPPVSFDAIAEVIEADLGRPLDDMFAEVDPEPLGSASIAQSHRARTHSGEQVLLKVVKPGIRELLYRDMELLRLVGVVLEVIVPRYQPRRIIDEFCDYTLDEADMVREAENAQTFRANFSDMPDIVFPAVYHEFSGTDVLCMDFLEGVEPSSEAVAAMTLDERRSLIDLGATAIIRMLYEDGFFHADLHPGNLLVLPDRKIGFIDLGMVGRIDPALRHNLMNLYHSLVMENFDSAARHLADVAHPERGADALAFRRAVRELCRRWRRDATFENFSLALLILEATRLGARHNLYFPVEMVLMVKALVTYEGVGYLLDREFNVTEVSARHIGRIFRQQLSPQRLVREARDLAPELLDAALRIPALVSETVRYLEQQNRRQPLPPLRGMRATVFGGFCLVTGAILVVFGGPWMVAAPLLALGLLLPLRRGD from the coding sequence ATGCCCGCGCTCGCCCGGCGCGGCCGGACCACGCTGCGCCATTTCGTGCTGCTGCTGCTCGGCGGCTACGCGAGCCGGGTGGCCGACCGCCGGCAGCGCGGCGCCCGCGGGATGCTCTTCACCCTGCATCGGATCGCGGCGTGGATCAGCCGCCGGTTCATCAGCCGTGAGATCGCGGCGCTGCCGTTCCCGGCCCAGCTCCGGCGGCGGCTCGAGATCCTCGGCCCGACGTACATCAAGCTCGGGCAGATTCTCAGCCTGCGCCTCGACATCCTGCCCGAGGTGGTGACCGTCGAGCTGCGCGGCCTGCTCAGCCACCTGCCGCCGGTGTCATTCGACGCGATCGCCGAGGTGATCGAGGCCGACCTGGGCCGGCCGCTCGACGACATGTTCGCCGAGGTCGACCCGGAGCCGCTGGGGTCGGCGTCGATCGCGCAGAGCCACCGCGCGCGCACTCACAGCGGCGAGCAGGTGCTGCTGAAGGTCGTCAAGCCCGGCATCCGCGAGCTGCTCTACCGCGACATGGAGCTTCTGCGCCTGGTCGGGGTCGTGCTCGAGGTGATCGTGCCGCGCTACCAGCCGCGCCGCATCATCGACGAGTTCTGCGACTACACCCTGGACGAGGCCGACATGGTGCGGGAGGCGGAGAACGCCCAGACCTTCCGGGCCAACTTCTCGGACATGCCGGACATCGTCTTCCCGGCCGTGTACCACGAGTTCTCGGGCACCGATGTGCTGTGCATGGACTTCCTGGAAGGGGTCGAGCCGAGCTCCGAGGCGGTCGCGGCGATGACGCTCGACGAGCGCCGCAGCCTGATCGACCTCGGCGCCACCGCCATCATTCGCATGCTGTACGAGGACGGCTTCTTCCACGCCGATCTCCATCCCGGAAACCTGCTCGTCCTGCCCGACCGGAAGATCGGCTTCATCGACCTGGGGATGGTGGGGCGGATCGACCCGGCGCTCCGCCACAACCTGATGAACCTGTACCACAGCCTGGTGATGGAGAACTTCGACTCCGCCGCGCGCCACCTCGCCGACGTCGCCCATCCCGAGCGCGGCGCCGACGCCCTGGCCTTCCGGCGGGCGGTGCGGGAGCTGTGCCGGCGCTGGCGGCGCGATGCCACCTTCGAGAACTTCTCGCTGGCGCTGCTGATCCTCGAGGCGACCCGCCTCGGCGCCCGCCACAACCTGTACTTCCCGGTCGAGATGGTCCTCATGGTCAAGGCGCTGGTCACCTACGAGGGCGTCGGCTACCTGCTCGACCGCGAGTTCAACGTCACCGAGGTTTCGGCCCGCCACATCGGCCGCATCTTCCGCCAGCAGCTCTCGCCGCAGCGGCTGGTCCGCGAGGCGAGGGACCTCGCGCCGGAGCTCCTCGACGCCGCCCTGCGGATCCCGGCCCTGGTCAGCGAGACGGTGCGTTACCTGGAACAGCAGAACCGCCGCCAGCCGCTGCCGCCGCTGCGCGGGATGCGGGCGACGGTGTTCGGCGGCTTCTGCCTGGTCACGGGGGCGATCCTGGTCGTCTTCGGCGGCCCTTGGATGGTGGCGGCGCCGCTGCTCGCCCTCGGCCTCCTGCTCCCGCTTCGCCGCGGCGATTGA
- a CDS encoding enoyl-CoA hydratase/isomerase family protein yields the protein MIAIHDHGAVRELQLSRPPVNALDSELLSALIEAIGAASSEGAGALVISGSQGMFTAGLDIPALLRLDRAELSAALGVFFDAMEALAASPVPVAAAITGHSPAGGFVLAMFCDWRVMADGPFGIGLNEVRVGIPMPWTVAESVERLVGPRRAAELCTTGRLLSPAEALRIGAVDAVVPPGEVVAEACRWCGELVTLPARALRLTREAVRSELVELVRSNRARDRERLLTEWFRPETQEALNRMVARIKGAPTRPGSGI from the coding sequence ATGATCGCGATCCATGATCACGGGGCGGTGCGAGAGCTGCAGCTGTCGCGGCCGCCGGTGAACGCCCTCGACTCGGAGCTCCTGTCGGCCCTGATCGAGGCGATCGGCGCAGCCTCGAGCGAGGGAGCTGGCGCGCTCGTCATCTCCGGGTCGCAGGGGATGTTCACGGCCGGCCTCGACATTCCCGCCCTGCTCCGGCTGGACCGCGCCGAGCTGTCGGCCGCGCTCGGCGTCTTCTTCGACGCGATGGAGGCGCTGGCGGCGAGCCCGGTCCCGGTGGCGGCGGCGATCACCGGCCACAGCCCGGCCGGCGGCTTCGTGCTGGCCATGTTCTGCGACTGGAGGGTGATGGCCGACGGACCGTTCGGCATCGGCCTCAACGAGGTCCGGGTCGGGATCCCGATGCCGTGGACCGTGGCCGAGAGCGTGGAGCGCCTCGTCGGCCCCCGCCGAGCCGCCGAGCTGTGCACCACCGGCCGCCTGCTGAGCCCGGCGGAGGCGCTGCGGATCGGCGCGGTCGACGCGGTCGTGCCGCCCGGCGAGGTGGTGGCAGAGGCCTGCCGGTGGTGCGGCGAGCTGGTGACGCTGCCGGCGCGGGCGCTGCGCCTGACCAGGGAGGCGGTGCGTTCGGAGCTCGTCGAGCTGGTCCGCAGCAACCGCGCCCGTGACCGCGAGCGGCTGCTCACCGAGTGGTTCCGGCCGGAAACCCAGGAGGCGCTCAACCGGATGGTGGCCCGGATCAAGGGGGCCCCCACCCGGCCAGGATCTGGGATCTAG
- the nuoB gene encoding NADH-quinone oxidoreductase subunit NuoB: protein MRQPDGSSTVLTTRLDAMLGWVRKNSLWPLPFGTACCAIEFMSTISSHYDISRFGAEVVRFSPRQADLMIVAGTITDKMAPVVKRVYDQMAEPKYVISMGACACTGGFYRAYHVVQGVDEFVPVDIYVPGCPPTPEALIHGILRLQEMIQRGETHYDRLKSASAGPAAPSV, encoded by the coding sequence ATGCGTCAACCCGATGGAAGCTCGACCGTGCTCACGACCAGGCTCGACGCGATGCTGGGCTGGGTGCGCAAGAACAGCCTGTGGCCGCTCCCTTTCGGCACCGCCTGCTGCGCGATCGAGTTCATGTCGACGATCTCGTCACACTACGACATCTCGCGCTTCGGGGCCGAGGTGGTGCGCTTCTCCCCCCGCCAGGCGGACCTGATGATCGTCGCCGGGACGATCACCGACAAGATGGCGCCGGTGGTCAAGCGCGTCTACGACCAGATGGCCGAGCCGAAGTACGTGATCTCGATGGGCGCCTGCGCGTGCACCGGCGGCTTCTACCGCGCCTACCACGTGGTCCAGGGCGTCGACGAGTTCGTCCCGGTCGACATCTACGTTCCAGGCTGTCCCCCCACCCCGGAGGCGCTGATCCACGGCATCCTGCGCCTCCAGGAGATGATCCAGCGCGGAGAAACCCACTATGACCGTCTCAAGTCTGCAAGCGCCGGCCCCGCCGCACCCTCTGTCTGA
- the nuoD gene encoding NADH dehydrogenase (quinone) subunit D translates to MTVSSLQAPAPPHPLSDLLPQEVGVRQAADGHTELAVDRGQLIEVLRTLKESPATSCDLLLDVCAVDYPERAARFDVVYHLTSLGTGQRFRVKVAVGEDDPVVPTAYGLWRAADWFEREAFDMMGIRFEGHPNLRRILTHEAFQGHPLRKDYDPGQRWMLTGDETMVPSWVKDAHEDDGEFETAVLNLGPQHPATHGTLRTVVRLDGEVITKAECEIGYLHRCFEKMSETHGWNQVIPYTDRLNYCSSHINGAGFALAVERMLGIEAPPRAQAIHVILSELSRIMDHGVCLGAYLVDVGALTNFWYFYQVREEIYGLIEACAGGRLTLSYSRIGGLAHDVPADFADRVRFLLGYIPKFIDDVDKLVTANRIFRDRTEGVGAISAEEAVAWGWTGPCLRASGVPYDVRKAHPYHGYDQYTFEVPVASTGDCYARYLVRIEEMRQSLRIIEQALATLPSGPFITDNHHVALPPKQKVFTEMEALIWHFKLIYEGIKVPPGDAYACVEGGNGELGYYIVADGSGRPYRVKVRPPCFAIFQAFPHMLEGHLVPDFIAIQSSLNIIAGELDR, encoded by the coding sequence ATGACCGTCTCAAGTCTGCAAGCGCCGGCCCCGCCGCACCCTCTGTCTGACCTCCTGCCCCAGGAGGTCGGGGTCCGGCAGGCCGCCGACGGCCACACCGAGCTCGCGGTCGACCGCGGGCAGCTGATCGAGGTGCTGCGGACCCTCAAGGAGTCGCCGGCGACGTCGTGCGACCTCCTGCTCGATGTCTGCGCGGTGGACTACCCGGAGCGGGCGGCGCGGTTCGACGTCGTCTACCACCTGACCAGCCTCGGCACCGGGCAACGCTTCCGGGTCAAGGTGGCAGTGGGAGAGGACGACCCGGTGGTGCCCACCGCCTACGGACTGTGGCGGGCGGCGGACTGGTTCGAGCGCGAGGCCTTCGACATGATGGGCATCCGGTTCGAGGGCCACCCCAACCTGCGCCGGATCCTGACCCACGAGGCGTTCCAGGGCCACCCGCTGCGCAAGGACTACGATCCCGGCCAGCGCTGGATGCTGACCGGGGACGAGACCATGGTCCCGAGCTGGGTGAAGGACGCCCACGAGGACGACGGCGAGTTCGAGACCGCGGTGCTCAACCTCGGCCCCCAGCACCCTGCGACCCACGGCACGCTGCGCACCGTCGTGCGCCTCGACGGCGAGGTCATCACCAAGGCGGAGTGCGAGATCGGCTACCTCCACCGCTGCTTCGAGAAGATGTCGGAGACCCACGGCTGGAACCAAGTGATCCCCTACACCGACCGCCTCAACTACTGCTCCAGCCACATCAACGGCGCCGGCTTCGCGCTCGCCGTCGAGCGGATGCTCGGGATCGAGGCGCCGCCGCGGGCCCAGGCCATCCACGTCATCCTCTCCGAGCTGTCGCGGATCATGGACCACGGGGTGTGCCTGGGAGCGTACCTGGTCGACGTCGGCGCGCTCACCAACTTCTGGTACTTCTACCAGGTCCGCGAGGAGATCTACGGCCTGATCGAGGCGTGCGCGGGCGGCCGCCTGACGCTCAGCTACTCGCGGATCGGCGGCCTGGCCCACGACGTGCCGGCCGACTTCGCCGACCGCGTCCGCTTCCTGCTCGGCTACATCCCGAAGTTCATCGACGATGTCGATAAGCTGGTGACCGCCAACCGGATCTTCCGCGACCGCACCGAGGGCGTCGGCGCGATCTCGGCCGAGGAGGCGGTCGCCTGGGGCTGGACCGGCCCCTGCCTGCGCGCGAGCGGCGTCCCGTACGACGTGCGCAAGGCCCACCCCTACCACGGCTACGACCAGTACACGTTCGAGGTCCCGGTCGCCTCGACCGGCGACTGCTACGCCCGCTACCTGGTGCGGATCGAGGAGATGCGGCAGAGCCTGCGGATCATCGAGCAGGCGCTGGCTACCCTCCCGTCGGGCCCGTTCATCACCGACAACCACCATGTCGCGCTGCCGCCCAAGCAGAAGGTCTTCACCGAGATGGAGGCCCTGATATGGCACTTCAAGCTGATCTATGAGGGGATCAAGGTGCCGCCCGGCGACGCCTACGCGTGCGTCGAGGGCGGCAACGGCGAGCTCGGCTACTACATCGTGGCGGACGGCAGCGGACGGCCCTACCGGGTCAAGGTCCGGCCGCCGTGCTTCGCCATCTTCCAGGCGTTCCCGCACATGCTCGAGGGCCACCTGGTACCGGACTTCATCGCGATCCAGAGCAGCCTCAACATCATCGCCGGGGAGCTCGACCGATGA
- a CDS encoding NADH-quinone oxidoreductase subunit I has translation MKNVPTVNVDRPRQSLVERTYLIPIFKGLGVTIRHFLRNFFGQRDVATIQYPEVKRQYSERLRGRHILTTKPDGSLRCVACYMCETACPAECIHIVAEEDPTATVEWEKRPLVYEIDLLRCVFCGYCVDACPKEAIIMSRVHEMAFTTREEAVVGIDELRQKGPIESEDIGYRPYF, from the coding sequence ATGAAGAACGTCCCCACCGTCAACGTCGATCGCCCGCGCCAGTCCCTGGTCGAGCGGACCTACCTGATCCCGATCTTCAAGGGCCTCGGGGTCACCATCCGTCACTTCCTGCGCAACTTCTTTGGCCAGCGCGACGTGGCGACCATCCAGTACCCGGAGGTCAAGCGCCAGTACTCGGAGCGGCTGCGCGGCCGCCACATCCTCACCACCAAGCCGGACGGCTCGCTGCGCTGCGTCGCCTGCTACATGTGCGAGACCGCCTGCCCGGCCGAGTGCATCCACATCGTCGCCGAGGAGGACCCCACCGCCACCGTCGAGTGGGAGAAGCGGCCGCTGGTCTACGAGATCGACCTCCTGCGCTGCGTTTTCTGCGGCTACTGCGTCGACGCCTGCCCCAAGGAGGCGATCATCATGAGCCGCGTGCACGAGATGGCCTTCACCACGCGCGAGGAGGCAGTGGTCGGGATCGACGAGCTGCGCCAGAAGGGCCCGATCGAGAGCGAGGACATCGGCTACCGGCCGTACTTCTGA
- a CDS encoding nucleotidyltransferase domain-containing protein, with protein sequence MHPERSLAERLAELLSARQEILEAYLFGSRAGGLGQPHSDIDVAVFIDLDRVETDPFGYRSQLTAALMSGLGTNAVDVVILNSAPPLLYYRVLRDGLRLLSRDLRATTTREGRALSRHCDFVPQLAKIDAILKTRGRFVER encoded by the coding sequence GTGCATCCGGAGCGCAGCCTGGCCGAGCGGCTCGCCGAGCTGCTGTCGGCTCGCCAGGAGATCCTGGAGGCGTACCTCTTCGGGTCCCGCGCCGGAGGTCTCGGCCAGCCACACAGCGACATTGACGTCGCCGTCTTCATCGACCTCGATCGGGTCGAAACGGACCCCTTCGGATACCGTTCTCAGCTGACCGCGGCTCTGATGAGCGGCCTCGGCACCAACGCCGTCGACGTGGTGATCCTCAACAGCGCCCCGCCGCTCCTCTACTATCGCGTGCTGCGCGACGGGTTGCGACTGTTGTCGAGAGACCTCCGCGCGACAACGACTCGCGAGGGTCGCGCCCTCTCGCGCCACTGTGACTTCGTTCCCCAGCTGGCCAAGATCGACGCGATCCTGAAGACTCGTGGGCGGTTCGTGGAGAGATGA
- a CDS encoding DUF86 domain-containing protein, protein MGPGQIDVLIIRRHLAALRASLQVLAAHRGLSLDELDANTEARWIVERGLQLCAQNVLDIATHIAAGRGRDVPDYASAIDELGRLGVLDRRFASGFRSVAGFRNVVVHGYLDIELEILTALLNERLRDFESFAAQVEAYLDTL, encoded by the coding sequence ATGGGGCCCGGCCAGATCGACGTCCTCATCATCCGCCGGCACCTGGCCGCGCTCCGGGCGTCGCTTCAGGTGCTCGCGGCGCACCGCGGTCTCTCCCTGGACGAACTCGACGCCAACACCGAAGCTCGTTGGATCGTCGAACGCGGCCTCCAGCTGTGCGCCCAGAATGTGCTCGACATCGCGACCCACATCGCAGCCGGGCGGGGCCGCGATGTGCCGGACTACGCGAGCGCGATCGACGAACTCGGACGCCTCGGCGTTCTCGACCGCCGGTTCGCGTCCGGGTTTCGCAGCGTCGCGGGTTTCCGAAACGTCGTCGTGCACGGCTATCTGGATATCGAACTCGAGATCCTCACCGCGCTCCTGAACGAGCGCCTCCGCGACTTCGAGTCCTTTGCGGCTCAGGTCGAGGCGTACCTCGACACCCTCTGA